TACCGCAGAAACCGTCGGATCGGTCACAACCAAAATTGAATCGAAATGCTCACAGAGGTGAAGATAATCTATTGGAAACTCAACCGAGCTAGAGAAGTCCTCTACCACCATGTTGTAACGACGCAACAACAAAGACACCATGACGTCGGTTTGCTTAGTGCAATCATCAATCGCGGCTTTTTCGCCATCCACAGCCAGCAATGAAATACCACTGCAGACCTTTTGCATCAGGCCTTGGGCCGAGTCTTCATCGAGCTGAGAAACCTGTACAGACGATTTATTCATATCGAGCTTTTCGTATTCATCAATGCCCAACAGAACATCCAGATTACTGTCACGATAGTTATGATCAACCAGCATCACTCGGCTATGGGTTTCTTTATGTAAGAAGCTGGCAAGCTCACAAGCAACTAAAGAGCAACCCACACCGCCTTTCGCACCAATCACAGCAATGCGCTTTGCTTTACGCTCTTTGCCTAAGCCTTTTCCCCCATGGTGGTTACGTACTACATGGCGCATGAAGTCACTCAATTCGGCTTTAACGACTGGCCAGAAAACGTAGTAGAACCCCATTTCTTTTAAAGAACGTATGGTTGAAATGGCGTCTTCTTTACCAATAACCACAACAGACGCGGTATTAGGGATTTGCGGAGATAACTCTGCAATTTTGGCGATCACATCGTCACATTCAGTCAGTTCAATTAGAACAAGATCAAGGCGAATGGTATTGGTTTCAAAAAATTCATTCCAAGCCGTTGGTTTCATTTCCAACAGATCAGGTTCACCCAGTGAATCAAAACTGAACACTTCCTGAACTAAACGTTGGCAATGCTCCGATTGATAAAATAGGGCTGAGTTTAAGCCTTCTTTGGTTTCGGTAAGCGATTCGGTCGCTTTAAGCGCAGAGGTAAGATCTAACATTACAGCCCCTCTTGATCGTATATTGACAACTCAGAAACAACAGGCGTGAGTGTTGACGGAGTGGCCAACGATTTTTGGCGCGCACGATCAACAAAGCAGCCGTCTTGCATACTCCAGGTATTACTACTGCTGAGTTGAGGACAAGGTGGCATGATCACCTGAGTGCGATGAGAGGTAAGCACTATGTCTGACGTTGCTTTGCCATTGTCTTGCTGTTGGTATTCGATCCACTGCTGGTATTTGCCTAAGTCGCTTTTTAACTTAGCTTGCAGTTGCTTACCGGCTTTTGTGTGGGCAACAATGACGATACGCTCGGCGTCTTGTTCAAACTGGCTAACAACAAAGTCTCGCGCTTTTTGCTCTAGCTTATTTTTTTCAACTTGCTTAGTCGACTTATAGCCCAGCTTTAGCTCCGCTTTCACAGGAACCAATACCGCTTCTGTCCCTGTAATCGGCTTACCACTGCAACCCGCTAACAGAGTGATTGCTGCCAAGGTTACAAGGGTGTGTTTTATTCTTGTTATTTGGATCATTTTTTAAACCCACCTTGAGAGAGTAGATCGTAAGTCACTTGATATTTAGGCGTGTCACTCATGCCAAACAA
This DNA window, taken from Vibrio tapetis subsp. tapetis, encodes the following:
- a CDS encoding AAA family ATPase — encoded protein: MLDLTSALKATESLTETKEGLNSALFYQSEHCQRLVQEVFSFDSLGEPDLLEMKPTAWNEFFETNTIRLDLVLIELTECDDVIAKIAELSPQIPNTASVVVIGKEDAISTIRSLKEMGFYYVFWPVVKAELSDFMRHVVRNHHGGKGLGKERKAKRIAVIGAKGGVGCSLVACELASFLHKETHSRVMLVDHNYRDSNLDVLLGIDEYEKLDMNKSSVQVSQLDEDSAQGLMQKVCSGISLLAVDGEKAAIDDCTKQTDVMVSLLLRRYNMVVEDFSSSVEFPIDYLHLCEHFDSILVVTDPTVSAVRSAKRVLHNLDIAARNSLKTPRSLLVLNQHRTYRDGVLYAQEIEQQLKRKVDVEIGYEKDIPSVLLSGKRFTDMRGKFSTRMLNLASLVLGRSIIIKTNPFVAALQQFKLKFAK